tagggggaccaccccaacctccaaaacacccctaaatcagacatatttaccgaccatggcaatatgggactcaaattaaaggtatttgcgagtagaatacgaatctgatatccaaatgtgggaccacgtttctgggagtccacccctttcccaaaacacccccctaacaggacttatttactgaccatgagaatatggggcttaaataaaaggtatttgaatgtagaatacgaatctgatatccaaatacgggaccaagtgtttaggggggtctcccaccaaaaacatcccccaaaggggacaagttacgaccatagcaatatggggctcaaattaaaggtctttgggagtaaagcacgaatttgatatcaatattcggaaaaagtgtctatggggccaccccacccccacaacaccacctaaatagtaaatatttgctgactattgcaatatgaggctcaaataagagggttttaaagTGTAACACGAATccggtatatattttcaagcccaactcactgagtggcagcccccccaagccggtcatgaaagccgactatggaaatatggggctcaaattaaaggtatgtgggagtagaccacatatctgatatcaacattaggggccaactgtctagcggacgtcccaccaccataacaacgcccaaataggacatatttgcccacaagacaatttgggtctttaaaagagtggaactaaatattcatagtttttagggccaataccccaaaccttacatatttgctgacttttgcaataaggagcttaaatgagattagaaaacgaatttgatatccaattttaagggcaatggcaatatggggttcaaataaatgaaatatagatagaatagagcacgttgctgatatattttccgggcttagtgtttgggggaccaccccaatccccaaaacagccctaaatgtggcatatttaccgaccatgtcaatgtggagctgatatgaaattgatactcactttcgggaccaattttctggggttctaTCCctatcccaaaataccccacaaacgtcaattatttactcaccatcgcaatatggggttcaaataaaggtatttgggagtagaatacgaatttgataacctattttggggccatgtgtttgaccccaacccccaaaacacccctaaatcagacatatttaccgaccatggcaatatgggactcaaattaaaggtatttgcgagtagaatacgaatctgatatccaaatgtgggaccaagtttctgggagtccacccctttcccaaaacacccccctaacaggacttatttactgaccatggcaatatggggcttaaataaaaggtatttgaatgtagaatacgaatctgatatccaaatttgggaccaagtgtttggggggggggtctctcaccaaaaacatcccccaaagcggACAagttacgaccatagcaatatgggtctcaaattaaaggtcttcgggagtaaagcacgaatttgatatcaatattcggaaaaagtgtctatggggccaccccacccccacaacaccacataaatagtaaatatttgctgactattgcaatatgaggctcaaataagagggttttaaagTGTAACACGAATccggtatatattttcaagcccaactcactgagtggccgcccccaccaagccggtcatgaaagccgactttggaaatatggggctcaaattaaaggtatatgggagtagaccacgtatctgatatcaacattaggcgccaactgtctagcggacgtcccaccaccataacaacgcccaaataggacatatttgcccacaagacaatttgggtctctaAAAGAGTGgcactaaatattcatagtttttagggtcaataccccaaaccttacatattttctgactttttcaataaggagctgaaatgagattagaaaacgaatttgatatccatttttaagGGCaatgggcttagtgtttgggggaccaccccaatccccaaaacagccctaaatgcggcatatttaccgaccatgtcaatgtggagctgatatgaaattgatactcactttcgggaccaattttctggggttctaTCCCTATCCCAAAGTACCCCACAAACGTCAATTATTTActcaccatcgcaatatggggttcaaataaaggtatttgggagtagaatacggatttgataacctattttggggccatgtgtttgggggatgcctcacctgtaaactcctcttaagccaatggcaatatggggtttaaataaatggtatttgagagaagagcacgatgctgatatttttttcaggccaagtatttggggaccacctctcccccgaaaacaccactaaatcaggcaTCAGGAGAAtatctgaaatgaagtattttaagaatggagtacaccttacatccaaacttaaattcgtagaccaataaagatcatgtgggattcagataaaggcacttatattgttaaactgttagtcaagtttgcgtGGTACTTCActtaaagatctttaattgtcgaaaataaatattccaaggaaacttttattccatataaagaaaaagaaggcgcagcggagcgggcccgggtcagctaatgGTATATAATTCATATTAGTTTTGGCCATGTTATAATAGTTCCAAGACACGAAAAATCAATTTGCAGCTCCTAGCTGGATATTTCTCTGcttattgtggaaaattttgtatttaaagctATGATCTTCTTACATATCTACATATTGAAATTCTTCAAACAaagaaacatacaaacataaataaaaaatatgccaaaagtctgctattttaatttttccatacaGTACTATTTGTGGTACCAATAACACAAATAAGGCAATAAACTCAATTTCAAGATTGGTTGCCTCAACCGAACAGTTTATGAAACTTTGTAGTATGTGGAACCATCAGCATTCGGTTGGCAAAAAATTTTGGATGAAGCAACGAATCTGTTATCTGTGTGTAGACCTACCATGATAACCTTGTGGGTATCCTCGTATTACCTTGTGCCAACATTGGTGGTTGAACTtggaatttaatatttattaggAGACCTTATCAATGCAACAAAACTAGATTGTTAGATTGATAAAGTGTTGGTAAGTAAATGCCAATTTTAGCGAGTTCAGTCGTTGGTCCATATTTAATTTATCAATGGATTAATATATTATGTGATATGGGAAAAATGCAGAAATCCATAGCTGGTATAAAAAGCCCTGGCTGACCATGAAGTTCAAGACATTTGGTAGTATGAAGTTCTTGTTGATTGTAGCTGTTTGCATTTTGACCGGTAAGAAACTTGTCGTCGTTATTACTACTAACATTTTTAACTATCTTCCATTGTTGGCTTACAGTTTCGGCCAACCCGCCATTCGATGACAACATGAATCAAATTCATGGCGAGAATGGCTGGTATGTGCCTCGCTCTGATGGCACCTACTATTGGGTGCCCAAGGGTTCGTGGGTAGATCCTGAGCCCAGGTTGTCGACAGTTCCCGTTACATTCTACCTCTATACCAGAGCCAACCCCAGTTCAGGCACTAAAATCAAGGATGATCGGGCTTCGATTCAAGGATCAcactttaatccttcgaaaccCACTTACTTTGTTATTCATGGCTGGACTCAAAGTTACACTTCCGGAATGAACAAGGATATTCGGTCTGCTGCTTTGAGGGCTTTTGACTGCAATGTCATCGTAGTTGATTGGGCTCGCGCTCGTTCGGTGGAGTACGCCAGTTCAGTTCTGGCCGTTCCAGATTCCGGCAAAAAGGTCGCTGCCATGATTGATTTCCTAAACATTGAATTTGGTATGCCTTTTTCAACTTTGACCATTGCCGGTCATAGTTTGGGCTCCCATGTTGCAGGATTCGCTGGTAAGAATGTTAAGAATGGAAAAGTGCAAACCATTATCGGTATGGACCCAGCATTGCCTCTCTACAACTACGACAAGCCCGCTAAGCGTTTGGCCGATACCGACGCTGTCTACGTTCAAAGTATTCACACGAATGGTGGCCAGTTGGGTTTCCTGAAACCCATTGGAAAAGGTGCCTGCTATCCCAATGGGGGTGAGAGTCAGCCAGGATGTATTCTTGATCTTAGTGGTGCCTGTGCTCATGGGCGTTCTACTACTTACTACGCTGAAGCTCTGGCTGATAATGATTTCGGAACCATCAAGTGCAACGACTACAAAACAGCAGTAAAAAAGAATTGTGGTTCTACTTTCTCCTCTGTCCGTATGGGTGCTCGTGATCGCGGTCAAGAAGTTGCTGGTATTTTCTATGTACCTGTTCACAGCAAAGCCCCCTTCGGTGTTCTCCAttgattataaaaaattaaagagaATAAAAAAGTAGCTACatattggcaaatatttgaaaaaaaacgatttatttattatttttggcttaaatAGAACTAAAGCATGTTTATTAAAGCAAAATCGACGATAGAAATAAGGGAGAAGCTGGAAACCTTTGGCTATGATATTTTCGAATACTTATTGTAATTTTTCTCTGCTATAGATTAGTAATCTCAAAGATTTATAATTGGTTTACTCCTTATTGTTGGTGTGGTAGCAGtcgttgtgttctatctttcgattcaggaactctgcgacatAGATGggttgcgtccagagggatccgGGTCCGAGTCGagtggcatcaatccttgctctgtatgaATTAAAGCGGCTCCATCTGcgggatcgtaattgagccagaactactctggtttgccggaggaagtcaatttcttcatgtgcaatgagaggcggtcgttctccaaggaccatatTCACCCGGttgctattcaccgcatctgctaccgtatctgcatgaatgttgtccagacccgctttataaactgatttatccagaggttctttcttgtagcgctgaacctctcgctctagatcataATGATCCACCTTGATCCTGGGCGGTAGATAcgtatccacaagatgatgatttggatgatccctgcgataacagcccagaagataTGTATTAAACAGAATATAATTATGCCTTCACACGGTTACTATATTTGTCTCCCGATAAAAGTGGGATGAAATGGAGGattggtagaggttaaacagagccggagatatcatcccCCTCCCTCACTCTAaggtgtttcgatttcttatccctaaatttcacaaatgactggcgaccacacacataattcgcgacccattaTTTCAAACTTGGCTGGAAGGACATGCAGTCTTCGGCGAATGAATATTCTTTCACGAGGCTCAGGAGGAGTACCCCCTCAAGCGACCTGACTTCTGGTCGGTGTCGACGACATTCGGAAAACTCTACACTGATGATAAAGAATCTTGATCtatctggagtcgagtaccttacaactgtcctcagcccGTCTTTGAACATTCAATAGCATTCCTATAAGCCTGGAAGGGACGCGAGTAAGGGCGAATCgtgcagaccgatctcccttctatCACAAGTAGCCAAGACGTTTGAGGGACAGCTTCTCCCGAGCCTTGTGGGGGAATTTTTCGTTCGCCGAGCAACAGCGTGGattccgaagactgcatagcacagcaACTGCTTTGCACATTTACCGTgccttcaatcagcccaggccatgtgataggatggtcctcgtggcactagaCCTATCGAACGCATTCAACactgtcagccatgccaaactaatTCAGGATATCGCCAATACGTCGCCCCAAACAGGCCTGAAATGCTGGATCGCGAAttatcgccagtcatttgtggaatttagggataagaaatcgaaacagcGTAGAGTGAGGGAGGgggatgatatctccggcactgttcaatctctacctatcctccatttcaTCGTGTGAAGGCATAATTATATTCTGTTTAATACATATCTTTGGGCTGTTGTCGCAgggatcatccaaatcatcatcttttgGATGGGTATCCACCGCCAAGGATCAAGGTGGATCGTTATAATCTAGAGcaagaggttcagcgctacaagaaagaACCTCTGGATAAATCGGTttatcaagcgggtctggacCACATTCATGCAGAGATGGTAGCatatgcggtgaatagctaccgggtgaatgtggtccttgaagaacgaccgcctctcattgcacatgaagaaattgacctcccccggcaaaccagaatagttttggctcaattacgatccacCAAACTGATGCCAACATGGAGGATGTATtacccgattgtgaccaggaaggaccacacgacacacggcACATGTTTACCTGccaagccagacccactcgactcagacccggATCCCTTTGGACGAACCCCATCcttgtcgcagagttcctggatcgaAAGCAAGAACACAACGACTGCTACCACAAAAACAATAAGGAGTTACCCTTTGAGATTACTAATCCATCTTTGAGATTACAAATCCCTATCGGAGAAAAATTACAATAAGTATTCGAATATATAATATCCAAGGTTTCCAGCTTCTCCCTTATTTCTGTCGTCAATTGCGTAAATAAAAGTGTTTTAGTTCTatttaagccaaaaataataaataaatcgtTTCTTTTCAAATATTTGTCAATATGTAGCTACTTTTTTATTCAATAGCATTTTTTTCATAATCAATTGAGAACACCGAAGGGGGCTTTGCTGTGAACAGGTACATAGAAAATACCAGCAACTTCTTGACCGCGATCACGAGCACCCATACGGACAGAGGAGAAAGTAGAACCACAATTCTTTTTTACTGCTGTTTTGTAGTCGTTGCACTTGATGGTTCCGAAATCGTTATCAGCCAGAGCTTCAGCGTAGTAAGTAGTAGAACGCCCATGAGCACAAGCACCAGTAAGATCAACAACACATCCTGGCTGACTCTCACCCCCATTGGGATAGCAGGCACCTTTTCCAATGGGTTTCAGGAAACCCAACTGGCCACCATTCGTGTGAATACTTTGAACGTAGACAGCGTCGGTATCGGCCAAACGCTTAGCGGGCTTGTCGTAGTTGTAGAGAGGCAATGCTGGGTCCATACCGATAATGGTTTGCACTTTTCCATTCTTAACATTCTTACCAGCGAATCCTGCAACATGGGAGCCCAAACTATGACCGGCAATGGTCAAAGTTGAAAAAGGCATACCAAATTCAATGTTTAGGAAATCAATCATGGCAGCGACCTTTTTGCCGGAATCTGGAACGGCCAGAACTGAACTGGCGTACTCCACCGAACGAGCGCGAGCCCAATCAACTACGATGACATTGCAGTCAAAAGCCCTCAAAGCAGCAGACCGAATATCCTTGTTCATTCCGGAAGTGTAACTTTGAGTCCAGCCATGAATAACAAAGTAAGTGggtttcgaaggattaaagtgTGATCCTTGAATCGAAGCCCGATCATCCTTGATTTTAGTGCCTGAACTGGGGTTGGCTCTGGTATAGAGGTAGAATGTAACGGGAACTGTCGACAACTTGGGCTCAGGATCTACCCACGAACCCTTGGGCACCCAATAGAAGGTGCCATCCGAGTTAGGCACATACCAGCCATTCTCGCCATGAATTTGATTCATGTTGTCATCGAATGGCGGGTTGGCCGAAACTGTAAGCCAACAATGGAAGATAGTTAAAAATGTTAGTAGTAATAACGACGACAAGTTTCTTACCGGTCAAAATGCAAACAGCTACAATCAATAAGAACTTCATGCTACCAAATGTCTTGAACTTTATGGTCAGCCATGGCTTTTTATACCAGCTTTGGATAATCTGATGTGTTccaattatgcatttttcccgtATCGCAAATTTAATAATCAATTAATAAATCAAATATGGACCAACCACTGAACTCGTTAAAATTGGCACTTACTTACCAATACTTTATCAATATAACAATCTTGTTTTGTTGCAATTGATAAGGTCTcctaataaatattaaattccaAGTTCAACCACCAATGTTGGTACAAGGTTATACGAGGATACCCACAAGGTTATCACAGTAGGTCTTTGTTAAGACGAatgtaaaaattataaaaatttaaaagaaattccgATTTGATCGACATCAAAATGTTGCGATGaactttcattttcaattgCCTTCCACTTCACCCTAACGTTTTAGGGTTTGTTtctatggattctgctgaaaatttccacaaattaatttagttgaagggtctATGCACTGAAAGCATATTGTTTCATCGCTTTAATTATCGCATTTCATTAGTGTGTTTTAAttaattcaatgaaaattttcattaatacAAAGATAATATTCATTAATGCAATGAAAAGTTTCATTACTGTACATTTTGTCATTTAATGGTTTTATTAAATGCATAAAACAGAATTCATTGATggaatgaaaatgttttttccaaaataaaatttaattatgtgAACATTGTATTAATGATATATACTACTATGTATTATAAAGCAGTATAGaataaaatagcaaaaataagtataaaggcgttatgctcggccgggccgaactttggatacccaccacctcgggtatatatgtaaatcacctttcatcaaaatccggtgaaaattgcataccttatgtcccatagtagttatatcgaaatatgttccgatttggaccaataagTAGAAGCCatggttcaattgtgtataacaaaatattggtctttttagtagcaatatctaaaaataaaccgatctgaaccatatacagtATGGACcttaaaaagcctaacaaaagtcaatgtgtcaaatttcagttaaatcggattataaatgccccttttttggggccaagcctttcaatcgggatatcggtctatatggcagctatatgcaaatcttcatcgatctagaccaaattgcagaaatatgttgaggggcttaacttaactctctgtctaAAATTGCGGCagtatcggacaataaatgcgccttttatgggcccaaaacattaaatcgaaagcttggtttatatggcagctatatccaaatctagaccgtgctgagtgaaattgaagaaggatgtcgaagtgcctaacacaactcactgtcccaaattgcggcgacatcggacaataaatgcgttttttatggccccaaaacttaaaaccgagagatcggtctatatggcagctatatccaaacctggaccgatctgtaccataatgcagaagtatgtcaaggggcttaactttactcactgtcccaaatttaggcgacatcggacaataaatgcgccttttatgggcctaagaccctaaatcggaggatcggtctatatggcagctatatccaaatttagaccgatctgcgccaaattgacggcggatgtcgaagagcctaaggcaa
This Stomoxys calcitrans chromosome 2, idStoCalc2.1, whole genome shotgun sequence DNA region includes the following protein-coding sequences:
- the LOC106086766 gene encoding phospholipase A1-like, with amino-acid sequence MKFLLIVAVCILTVSANPPFDDNMNQIHGENGWYVPRSDGTYYWVPKGSWVDPEPRLSTVPVTFYLYTRANPSSGTKIKDDRASIQGSHFNPSKPTYFVIHGWTQSYTSGMNKDIRSAALRAFDCNVIVVDWARARSVEYASSVLAVPDSGKKVAAMIDFLNIEFGMPFSTLTIAGHSLGSHVAGFAGKNVKNGKVQTIIGMDPALPLYNYDKPAKRLADTDAVYVQSIHTNGGQLGFLKPIGKGACYPNGGESQPGCILDLSGACAHGRSTTYYAEALADNDFGTIKCNDYKTAVKKNCGSTFSSVRMGARDRGQEVAGIFYVPVHSKAPFGVLH
- the LOC106086765 gene encoding phospholipase A1; this translates as MKFLLIVAVCILTVSANPPFDDNMNQIHGENGWYVPNSDGTFYWVPKGSWVDPEPKLSTVPVTFYLYTRANPSSGTKIKDDRASIQGSHFNPSKPTYFVIHGWTQSYTSGMNKDIRSAALRAFDCNVIVVDWARARSVEYASSVLAVPDSGKKVAAMIDFLNIEFGMPFSTLTIAGHSLGSHVAGFAGKNVKNGKVQTIIGMDPALPLYNYDKPAKRLADTDAVYVQSIHTNGGQLGFLKPIGKGACYPNGGESQPGCVVDLTGACAHGRSTTYYAEALADNDFGTIKCNDYKTAVKKNCGSTFSSVRMGARDRGQEVAGIFYVPVHSKAPFGVLN